The following proteins come from a genomic window of Geomonas sp. RF6:
- a CDS encoding porin encodes MRRGIAFFILFAGGLCGPSAGASEESASAAVETSTSKGQERSPFQLTLYGRGSFDVTYYRDGTSPRDLSYGIWNGSRAGVRGSVAVGRGTKALFHLESGFGTEDGKFRLMQDKVFGRQAYGGIESPLGTLTYWRQYPVSDPLASLVDIALPGVLSAYKSQFYWQIDRLERSLIYSSPKVRDVQARLGYAFGKKSGEVGASTWTAGVLYSTKRLSAGASLESWKTSAFGTPGAVYNFWNVAASCEVGGATLVAGFSSDDVNLDLSSDDAIASRTFALGAQMAAGRAGRVVLLEQIMAPERGGTVSISTVRYTYLLSERASLFAQANVANRAADDAYLRRSEFMLGVYYRFEVSLPGD; translated from the coding sequence ATGCGTCGAGGAATCGCTTTCTTCATCCTTTTTGCCGGTGGCCTCTGCGGACCTTCGGCAGGGGCATCTGAGGAGTCCGCATCTGCGGCGGTGGAGACGTCCACTTCGAAGGGACAGGAGCGTTCCCCCTTCCAGCTCACACTCTACGGCAGGGGAAGTTTCGACGTGACCTACTACAGGGACGGCACCTCCCCACGGGACCTTTCCTACGGCATCTGGAACGGGAGCCGGGCCGGGGTAAGGGGGAGTGTCGCGGTGGGGCGCGGAACCAAGGCCCTTTTCCACCTGGAGAGCGGCTTCGGGACGGAGGACGGCAAATTCAGGCTCATGCAGGATAAGGTCTTCGGCCGCCAGGCCTACGGCGGTATCGAGAGCCCGCTGGGGACCTTGACGTACTGGAGGCAATACCCTGTTTCCGATCCCCTTGCAAGCCTCGTGGACATCGCCCTGCCGGGGGTCCTGAGCGCCTACAAGAGTCAGTTCTACTGGCAGATCGACAGGCTGGAACGATCCCTCATCTATAGCTCCCCCAAGGTGAGGGATGTGCAGGCTCGCCTGGGGTACGCATTCGGCAAGAAGAGTGGGGAGGTCGGTGCTTCCACCTGGACTGCCGGCGTCCTGTACAGCACGAAGCGGCTTTCGGCCGGGGCGTCGCTCGAGTCGTGGAAAACCTCCGCTTTCGGCACCCCGGGCGCCGTGTACAATTTCTGGAACGTGGCTGCTTCCTGCGAGGTGGGGGGGGCGACGCTGGTGGCCGGTTTCTCATCGGACGACGTCAACCTCGACCTGTCGTCGGATGACGCCATCGCGAGCAGGACCTTCGCCCTCGGTGCACAGATGGCAGCGGGACGCGCGGGGAGGGTCGTGCTGCTGGAGCAGATAATGGCCCCGGAGAGGGGGGGGACGGTGAGCATATCGACGGTGCGTTACACGTACCTCCTCTCGGAGCGCGCCTCGCTTTTCGCGCAGGCGAATGTGGCAAACCGCGCGGCGGACGATGCCTACCTCCGGAGGAGCGAATTCATGCTCGGGGTGTACTACCGTTTCGAGGTATCGCTGCCTGGAGATTGA
- a CDS encoding ATP-binding protein, which yields MALPRATYSLRAKLVVPAVAIMVMLSVGLVSVGYWAEDTVVDTMSRQLILHMTASIRDHVSFMMDAPRRMLTRVQKGVARHHVPLSDPRAVGRELYGLLEEEHGVDWVYFANEAGGIVSTGRLDDGSFVFLLSDGFRAGIVREYHVSPDGDPAALRKSDGFFDARGKEWYISAKETGRSSWTKPYLGSVEPILGVSLSAPVTGKDGAVVGVYGLDLILTRLSDFMRRQLLGRTGRAFLTDSDGYLIASSGGVSPVAVDAGGRQHRVRPEESADRVVAAVGRHLKLHPEIVARAEKGTQAFVFEDPLLGDVSAGVEIFPIVEHRWWVIVSALPSSEFVSAVRHARHLSLGLLAVLIAAALGAGLWTVNRALRPLEELTEDALRIAKGEWPDVKESRRSDEIGVLSRALGTMTRSVRSSQSELEERVAQRTADLNRTVEMLRKEIAQRVRTTEALQAETAERLNVQAELREKELMLMQQSRLAALGDMIGNIAHQWRQPLNILGLLIQEMQLFYQRNTFTAEYLEATVERMLDIIQHMSKTIDDFRDFTRTDVEKQNFRMVEVVEKVVSLLEGGLNAHGISTTIDAADDPVVRGYRNQFSQALLNIIINARDALLAGGGGARQIRITVATEGGKCVVTIADTAGGIPEEIIGRIFDPYFTTKGPQEGTGIGLYMAKTIIEKNMGGKISVRNTPDGAEFRIEV from the coding sequence ATGGCGTTACCGCGAGCCACATATTCACTGCGTGCAAAACTGGTGGTACCGGCGGTGGCCATCATGGTGATGCTCAGCGTCGGGCTCGTCTCGGTGGGATACTGGGCGGAAGATACGGTGGTCGACACCATGTCCAGGCAGCTGATACTGCACATGACAGCGAGCATCCGCGACCACGTTTCCTTCATGATGGATGCGCCGCGCCGTATGCTGACACGCGTCCAGAAAGGGGTCGCGCGCCACCACGTCCCCCTTTCCGATCCGCGGGCCGTGGGACGGGAGCTTTACGGGCTGCTGGAAGAGGAGCACGGGGTCGACTGGGTGTATTTTGCGAACGAGGCAGGGGGCATTGTCTCCACCGGGCGGTTGGACGACGGAAGCTTCGTCTTCCTCCTGAGCGACGGTTTCAGGGCCGGCATCGTGCGCGAGTACCATGTTTCCCCCGATGGCGACCCCGCGGCGCTGCGCAAGTCCGACGGCTTCTTCGATGCCCGCGGGAAGGAGTGGTACATATCGGCGAAGGAGACGGGACGGTCCTCCTGGACAAAGCCGTATCTGGGCTCTGTGGAGCCGATCCTCGGAGTTTCCCTCTCCGCGCCGGTCACGGGGAAGGACGGTGCCGTCGTCGGTGTGTACGGGCTCGACCTCATCCTGACGCGTCTATCCGACTTCATGAGGCGACAGCTCCTCGGGCGTACCGGTCGCGCCTTTCTCACCGACAGCGACGGATACCTCATCGCCTCGTCAGGAGGGGTATCTCCAGTCGCTGTCGATGCCGGTGGGCGTCAGCACCGTGTGCGGCCGGAGGAGAGTGCGGACCGGGTGGTGGCCGCAGTGGGGCGCCATCTCAAGCTCCATCCGGAGATCGTCGCCCGCGCCGAGAAGGGGACTCAGGCCTTTGTCTTTGAAGACCCCCTTCTCGGAGACGTCTCCGCGGGGGTGGAGATTTTTCCGATCGTGGAGCACAGGTGGTGGGTCATCGTCTCCGCTCTCCCGTCTTCCGAGTTCGTTTCGGCGGTGCGCCACGCCCGCCACCTCTCGCTCGGCCTTTTGGCCGTGCTGATTGCCGCCGCACTGGGCGCCGGTCTCTGGACCGTGAACCGGGCGCTGCGCCCCCTGGAGGAGTTGACCGAGGATGCCCTTCGGATAGCAAAGGGGGAGTGGCCCGATGTGAAGGAGAGCCGGCGCTCTGACGAGATCGGCGTGCTGAGCCGTGCCCTCGGCACAATGACCCGCAGCGTCAGGTCCTCCCAGAGCGAGCTCGAAGAGAGGGTCGCACAGCGCACGGCGGATCTGAACCGCACGGTGGAGATGCTCCGGAAAGAGATCGCCCAGCGGGTCCGGACGACCGAGGCGCTGCAGGCGGAAACCGCGGAGCGCCTGAACGTGCAGGCCGAGCTGCGGGAGAAGGAGCTGATGCTGATGCAGCAAAGCCGCCTCGCAGCGCTCGGCGACATGATCGGTAATATCGCGCACCAGTGGCGCCAGCCGCTGAACATACTCGGCCTGCTCATCCAGGAGATGCAGCTCTTCTACCAGCGAAATACCTTTACCGCGGAATACCTCGAGGCGACGGTGGAGCGGATGCTCGACATCATCCAGCACATGTCGAAGACGATCGACGACTTCAGGGACTTCACCCGCACCGACGTGGAGAAGCAGAACTTCAGGATGGTGGAGGTCGTGGAAAAGGTCGTCTCGTTGCTGGAAGGGGGGCTGAACGCGCACGGAATCTCCACGACGATCGATGCGGCGGACGACCCGGTGGTGCGCGGCTACCGGAACCAGTTTTCGCAGGCCCTCCTCAACATCATCATCAACGCACGGGACGCACTGCTGGCCGGGGGAGGGGGAGCGCGGCAGATCCGCATCACAGTGGCGACGGAAGGGGGAAAGTGTGTCGTCACCATTGCCGACACAGCCGGCGGGATCCCCGAGGAGATCATCGGCAGGATCTTCGACCCCTACTTCACCACGAAAGGTCCGCAGGAGGGGACGGGGATCGGGTTGTACATGGCCAAAACCATCATTGAGAAGAACATGGGGGGGAAGATCTCGGTGCGTAACACCCCCGACGGGGCGGAGTTCCGGATAGAGGTGTGA
- a CDS encoding sulfate adenylyltransferase subunit 1, with the protein MKQDETLKIVIVGHVDHGKSTLIGRLFYDTGSIPETRYQEIAATCRAQGREFEYAYLMDALEEERDQNITIDTASTFFKTEKRPYVIIDAPGHKQFLKNMITGASSADAAILLVDGVEGVREQTKRHAYVLSLLGIRQVVVTINKLDMVGYDQKVFRSVENDIRAFLHSVDIVPSYVIPISARDGENMATRHGGTPWYTGPTVLEALDTFENVRADSNLPLRLPVQDVYKWDGKRIYAGRVETGSVAKGDEVIFLPSGKITRVKSVEKWQCPDLPSARAGECIGITTEDELFVERGEIIAHRANAPVRTRELRASIFWLADQPFKAGKTYTLKLATSEVQATVLAIEERLDSSSLEVTERFAVELLPTEVGNVLLSLKGDIAADVFSENIRVGRFVVEDGTMIGGGGIIRSFADNSGESAQRINLSDQFIAGDEGNLIDLTGKRGSIDFDVTVSFLDTLVKGNRILFKLRDPSQIEPVALMAYEHHLNFTFSRAKDQVNLILFKDDIVRTVDEVHGL; encoded by the coding sequence ATGAAGCAAGATGAAACGCTTAAGATAGTAATCGTCGGACACGTTGACCACGGCAAGTCGACCCTCATCGGGCGCCTCTTTTACGACACCGGGAGCATCCCGGAGACGCGCTACCAGGAGATCGCCGCGACCTGCCGCGCGCAGGGGCGCGAGTTCGAGTACGCCTACCTCATGGACGCGCTGGAAGAGGAGCGCGACCAGAACATCACCATCGACACCGCCTCCACCTTCTTCAAGACCGAGAAGCGCCCGTACGTCATCATCGATGCGCCGGGGCACAAGCAGTTCTTGAAGAACATGATCACCGGCGCCTCCTCCGCCGACGCCGCGATCCTCCTGGTGGACGGCGTTGAAGGGGTGCGGGAGCAGACGAAGCGCCATGCCTACGTCCTGTCGCTCCTGGGTATCAGGCAGGTGGTGGTGACCATCAACAAGCTCGACATGGTAGGGTACGACCAGAAGGTGTTCCGCTCCGTGGAGAACGACATCCGCGCCTTCCTGCACTCGGTGGACATCGTCCCCTCCTACGTGATCCCGATCTCCGCCCGCGACGGCGAGAACATGGCGACCCGCCACGGCGGGACCCCGTGGTACACCGGCCCGACGGTACTGGAGGCGCTCGACACCTTCGAGAATGTGCGCGCCGACAGCAACCTCCCGCTGCGCCTCCCGGTGCAGGACGTGTACAAGTGGGACGGCAAGAGGATCTATGCCGGCCGCGTGGAGACAGGCTCCGTGGCGAAGGGTGACGAGGTCATCTTCCTGCCGTCCGGGAAGATCACCCGCGTAAAGAGCGTGGAGAAGTGGCAGTGCCCGGACCTCCCGAGCGCCCGCGCCGGCGAGTGCATCGGGATCACCACCGAAGACGAGCTCTTTGTGGAGCGCGGCGAGATCATCGCCCATCGCGCGAACGCGCCGGTGCGCACCCGCGAGCTCCGGGCGAGCATTTTCTGGCTCGCCGACCAGCCGTTCAAGGCAGGGAAGACATACACGCTGAAGCTCGCCACCAGCGAGGTGCAGGCGACGGTGCTGGCCATCGAGGAGCGGCTCGACTCCTCGTCCCTCGAGGTGACCGAGAGGTTTGCGGTCGAGCTCCTGCCGACGGAGGTCGGAAACGTGCTCCTGTCGCTGAAGGGGGACATCGCGGCAGACGTCTTCAGCGAGAACATCCGCGTCGGGCGCTTCGTGGTGGAAGACGGCACCATGATCGGCGGCGGCGGCATCATCAGGAGCTTTGCGGACAACTCCGGGGAGAGCGCGCAGCGCATCAACCTGAGCGACCAGTTCATCGCCGGGGACGAGGGGAACCTCATAGACCTCACCGGGAAGCGGGGGAGCATCGACTTCGACGTCACCGTGAGCTTCCTCGACACGCTGGTGAAGGGAAACCGCATCCTCTTCAAGCTGCGCGACCCGAGCCAGATCGAGCCGGTGGCGCTCATGGCGTACGAGCACCACCTGAATTTCACCTTCAGCCGCGCAAAGGACCAGGTGAACCTCATCCTCTTCAAGGACGACATCGTGAGAACGGTGGACGAAGTGCACGGGCTGTAG
- the cysD gene encoding sulfate adenylyltransferase subunit CysD has protein sequence MYDHLDELEAQSIYIFREAYRKFENLAMLYSIGKDSTTMIHLARKAFFGKIPFPLVHIDTTYKYPEMIEYRDRMAREWGADLIVGRNEEAIKEGMSPEAGRLVCCGKLKTDGLTKVIEENEFHGLFLGIRRDEEGSRAKERVFSPRDKNFEWAYKDQPPELWDQFNTNFEAGTHIRVHPILHWTELNIWEYIQREGIEICPLYFAKEGKRFRSLGCMPCTKPINSDAATVQEIIDELKVINTPERAGRAQDQENAYAMQKLRAKGYM, from the coding sequence ATGTACGACCACCTGGACGAACTCGAAGCGCAAAGCATCTACATCTTCCGCGAGGCATACCGGAAGTTCGAGAACCTCGCCATGCTGTACTCCATCGGCAAGGACTCCACCACGATGATCCACCTGGCCCGCAAGGCCTTCTTCGGGAAGATCCCCTTCCCGCTGGTGCACATCGACACGACCTACAAGTACCCCGAGATGATCGAGTACCGCGACCGCATGGCGCGTGAGTGGGGCGCGGATCTCATCGTCGGGCGGAACGAAGAGGCGATCAAGGAAGGGATGAGCCCCGAGGCCGGACGCCTGGTGTGCTGCGGCAAGCTGAAGACCGACGGCCTCACGAAGGTCATCGAGGAGAACGAATTCCACGGCCTCTTCCTGGGGATCCGCCGCGACGAGGAAGGGAGCCGCGCCAAGGAGAGGGTCTTCTCGCCGCGCGACAAGAACTTCGAGTGGGCCTACAAGGACCAGCCGCCCGAACTGTGGGACCAGTTCAACACGAACTTCGAGGCGGGGACCCACATCCGCGTCCACCCGATCCTGCACTGGACCGAGCTGAACATCTGGGAGTACATCCAGCGCGAAGGTATCGAGATCTGCCCGCTGTACTTCGCCAAAGAGGGGAAGCGTTTCCGGTCGCTGGGGTGCATGCCGTGCACGAAGCCGATCAATTCGGACGCCGCCACGGTGCAGGAGATAATCGACGAGCTGAAGGTGATCAACACCCCCGAGCGCGCCGGTCGTGCACAGGACCAGGAGAATGCCTACGCGATGCAGAAGCTGCGCGCCAAGGGGTACATGTAA
- a CDS encoding phosphoadenylyl-sulfate reductase, with translation MSIETAPEIVIPQLSADATAEEILQAAVAAAAGPVQIACSFSVEDLIIIDKIAALKLPVGIFALDTGRLNEETYEVAEGIAARYNIPITWYFPKHESVEALLREKGPYSFRESLDNRHECCRIRKVEPLGRALAGLKGWVTGLRKEQSVTRTDLPAIEIDKAHGNILKINPLLNWTEDDVWAYAKANRLPVNRLHAQGYPSIGCAPCTRAVAPGEHPRAGRWWWENPEHKECGLHR, from the coding sequence ATGAGCATTGAGACCGCACCCGAGATCGTGATTCCGCAACTTTCCGCCGACGCCACAGCAGAAGAGATCCTCCAGGCCGCCGTGGCAGCCGCTGCCGGCCCGGTGCAGATCGCCTGCTCCTTCTCCGTCGAGGACCTGATCATCATCGACAAGATCGCCGCGCTGAAGCTCCCGGTGGGGATATTCGCCCTCGATACCGGCCGCCTGAACGAGGAGACGTACGAGGTCGCCGAGGGTATCGCTGCCCGCTACAACATCCCCATCACCTGGTACTTCCCGAAGCACGAGTCGGTGGAAGCGCTCCTGCGCGAAAAGGGTCCCTACTCCTTCCGCGAGTCGCTGGACAACCGCCACGAGTGCTGCCGCATCCGCAAAGTGGAGCCGCTGGGGCGCGCCCTTGCAGGGCTGAAGGGTTGGGTCACCGGGCTTCGCAAGGAGCAGAGCGTCACCCGCACCGACCTTCCCGCGATCGAGATCGACAAGGCGCACGGCAACATCCTGAAGATCAACCCGCTCTTGAACTGGACCGAGGACGACGTGTGGGCCTACGCGAAGGCAAACCGCCTCCCGGTGAACCGCCTCCACGCACAGGGGTACCCCTCCATCGGGTGCGCGCCGTGCACGAGGGCCGTCGCTCCCGGCGAGCACCCGAGAGCGGGTCGCTGGTGGTGGGAGAACCCGGAGCACAAGGAGTGCGGTCTGCACCGCTAG
- the aroC gene encoding chorismate synthase produces MSSTFGKLFKVTTFGESHCAAVGAVVDGCPAGIALGENDIQPQLDRRRPGKSELASPRSEKDLVTILSGVERGVTLGTPIALTVRNHDQRPGDYAGMQEVPRPSHADYTYQQKYGVRASSGGGRSSARETIGRVAAGAIAEKLLAARCGVQIVAWVSAVGEIESGAVDLDHIDRAQVDATEVRCPDAEAARAMIRLIERTREGSDSVGGVVSCVCRNVPAGLGEPIFDKLQALLGHAMLSLPAVKGFEIGSGFAGSRMLGSVHNDPFVLKGSRLGTVTNFSGGVQGGISNGEPLYFRVAFKPPATIARKQATADFTGREVVLEGAGRHDPCVVPRAVPIVEGMAALVLIDLLLRQEYRRRG; encoded by the coding sequence ATGTCATCGACATTCGGGAAGTTGTTCAAGGTCACCACCTTCGGAGAGAGCCACTGCGCGGCGGTGGGAGCGGTCGTCGACGGCTGCCCCGCCGGGATCGCGCTCGGCGAGAACGACATCCAGCCGCAGCTGGACCGGCGGCGTCCCGGGAAGAGCGAGCTCGCCTCCCCGCGCAGCGAGAAGGATCTGGTCACCATCCTTTCGGGGGTGGAACGGGGGGTCACCCTCGGCACCCCCATCGCGCTCACGGTGCGCAACCACGACCAGCGCCCCGGCGACTATGCCGGGATGCAGGAGGTTCCCCGCCCCTCCCACGCGGACTACACCTACCAGCAGAAGTACGGCGTGCGCGCCTCCAGCGGAGGTGGGCGCTCCAGCGCGCGGGAAACGATAGGGCGGGTCGCAGCGGGAGCGATCGCGGAGAAGCTTCTGGCCGCCCGCTGCGGCGTGCAGATAGTCGCCTGGGTGAGCGCTGTCGGCGAGATCGAGTCGGGGGCGGTCGATCTCGACCACATAGACCGGGCGCAGGTCGACGCCACAGAGGTGCGCTGCCCCGATGCGGAGGCGGCGCGCGCCATGATCCGCCTCATCGAGCGCACCCGCGAGGGGAGCGATTCGGTCGGCGGCGTGGTGAGCTGCGTGTGCCGAAACGTCCCCGCGGGACTGGGTGAGCCGATCTTCGACAAGCTGCAGGCGCTCCTCGGCCACGCCATGCTCTCCCTCCCGGCGGTGAAAGGGTTCGAGATCGGCTCCGGCTTTGCCGGGAGCCGCATGCTCGGGAGCGTGCACAACGACCCCTTCGTGCTGAAGGGGAGCAGGCTCGGCACGGTGACGAACTTCAGCGGCGGCGTGCAGGGGGGGATCTCCAACGGGGAGCCGCTGTACTTCCGGGTCGCCTTCAAGCCCCCCGCCACCATCGCCCGCAAGCAGGCGACCGCCGACTTCACCGGGCGGGAGGTTGTCCTGGAGGGCGCCGGTCGGCACGACCCCTGCGTCGTGCCGCGGGCGGTCCCGATTGTGGAGGGGATGGCGGCGCTCGTCCTCATCGACCTCCTGCTGCGCCAGGAATACCGGCGCCGCGGGTAG
- a CDS encoding CheR family methyltransferase, whose amino-acid sequence MATTLSDATLTRVSDFLGAQMGLHFPKQRWGDLERGLVEAAREMGFPDVAACAGRLVNQTLTQRQIEILASHLTVPETYFFREPASLQVVESVILPELVHERRGRDQRLRLWSAGCSSGEEAYTLAIMLYRMLPDLKEWHITILGTDISPRALHKARGGIYSNWSFRGTPNWLKDLFFRPAGAGRYELSQQIRQMVSFSYLNLARDDYPSLVTNTNAMDLILCRNVLMYFTQQLAQEVAERLHKSLMDGGWLLVSPAEVSPQTFSSFQGVNFPDATVYRKSADSVPARSVEAPASIATPFPAGNGGAEGGSLPLHAAEDSLAAAGDAFRAGRYGEAAAALQELLQDGRRDAHGYSLIVRSFANQGALDQALHWCERAITVHKLTAEFHYLRAVILQEKDEMQEARLSLQRALYLDPNLVLAHFALGKIAMGEGKGKAAKHFHNALALLKGMAPDDTLPESEGMTAARLKEVIHSLLGR is encoded by the coding sequence ATGGCGACTACCCTTTCAGACGCTACCCTGACGCGGGTCAGCGACTTTCTCGGCGCGCAGATGGGACTGCACTTTCCGAAGCAGCGCTGGGGAGACCTTGAGCGGGGGCTTGTGGAGGCGGCTCGCGAGATGGGGTTTCCTGACGTGGCGGCCTGTGCCGGTCGCCTGGTGAACCAGACGCTCACCCAGAGGCAGATCGAGATTCTCGCCAGCCACCTCACCGTTCCGGAGACGTACTTCTTCAGGGAGCCCGCGTCGCTGCAGGTGGTGGAGTCGGTCATCCTTCCAGAGCTGGTGCATGAGCGCCGGGGGAGGGACCAGCGACTGAGACTGTGGAGCGCGGGGTGCTCCAGCGGTGAGGAGGCGTACACCCTGGCCATCATGCTGTACCGGATGCTCCCGGATTTGAAGGAGTGGCACATCACCATCCTCGGCACGGACATAAGCCCCCGTGCCCTGCACAAGGCGCGCGGCGGCATCTACAGCAACTGGAGTTTTCGCGGAACTCCGAACTGGCTGAAGGATCTCTTCTTCCGCCCGGCCGGTGCGGGGCGATACGAGCTCTCCCAGCAGATCAGGCAAATGGTCTCCTTCTCCTACCTGAACCTCGCCAGGGACGACTACCCTTCCCTCGTCACCAATACGAACGCCATGGACCTCATCCTGTGCCGAAACGTCCTCATGTACTTCACGCAGCAGCTGGCGCAGGAGGTCGCGGAGAGGCTGCACAAGAGCCTCATGGACGGCGGGTGGCTCCTGGTGAGCCCGGCCGAAGTCTCCCCGCAGACCTTCTCCTCCTTCCAGGGAGTGAACTTTCCCGATGCCACCGTTTACCGGAAATCCGCCGACTCCGTTCCGGCTCGCTCCGTGGAGGCGCCTGCCTCGATCGCCACACCCTTCCCGGCCGGGAACGGGGGGGCAGAGGGGGGGAGCCTTCCCCTTCATGCTGCGGAGGATTCGTTGGCGGCGGCTGGTGATGCCTTCCGCGCCGGGAGATACGGGGAGGCCGCTGCCGCACTCCAGGAGCTCCTCCAGGACGGCAGAAGGGATGCCCACGGCTACTCTCTCATCGTGCGCAGCTTCGCAAACCAGGGGGCGCTGGACCAGGCGCTCCACTGGTGCGAGCGGGCAATCACGGTGCACAAGCTGACTGCGGAGTTCCACTACCTGCGGGCGGTCATCCTGCAGGAAAAGGACGAGATGCAGGAAGCGCGGCTCTCCTTGCAGCGCGCCCTCTACCTCGATCCGAATCTCGTGCTGGCGCACTTTGCCCTCGGGAAGATCGCCATGGGAGAGGGGAAGGGGAAGGCGGCGAAGCACTTCCACAACGCCCTCGCCCTCCTGAAGGGGATGGCGCCGGACGACACCCTCCCGGAGTCCGAGGGGATGACGGCGGCACGGCTCAAGGAAGTCATCCACTCGCTCCTGGGGCGCTAG
- a CDS encoding chemotaxis protein CheW, whose product MMRMKTGIAEDLSGNLPMEKLFILHLDDRRYALKLAAVERVVRMVEITPLPSSRTVLGLMNLQGRIIPVLDLRPRFGMPARPTGAGDVLVVAASAGKTVALVADSAGEIVERSASEPLPAPEFFPGMEYVTGVLKSGDRLVLLCDLDHILSAEERGLIAEVESRPEEEGALPPPGGDPAEDGALRGVLKERARRLALEPPEQIVPEDQLEVVHFTLASERYGIESVHVREVYPYKELVPLPGSPDFLLGIMNVRGKIHSVLDMRRFFHLPGKGSHLLSKVIILQSPRMVFGIVADAILGVASVPLAELQPGLLTFTGARAAYVKGVTRDGVTLLDGEKILSDRKLVVHMEV is encoded by the coding sequence ATGATGAGAATGAAAACCGGAATCGCCGAGGATTTATCGGGGAACCTGCCGATGGAAAAGCTTTTCATCCTGCATCTCGATGACCGCCGCTATGCACTGAAGCTCGCCGCTGTGGAGCGGGTGGTGCGCATGGTGGAGATCACCCCGCTCCCCTCCTCGCGGACGGTTCTCGGCCTCATGAACCTGCAGGGGCGCATCATCCCCGTTCTCGACCTGCGTCCCCGCTTCGGGATGCCGGCTCGCCCGACCGGTGCCGGCGACGTCCTGGTGGTCGCCGCCAGCGCCGGAAAGACCGTCGCACTCGTCGCCGACAGCGCCGGCGAGATCGTGGAGCGCTCCGCCAGCGAGCCTCTCCCCGCGCCCGAATTCTTCCCCGGCATGGAGTATGTGACGGGCGTTCTGAAGAGCGGGGACCGGCTCGTCCTTTTGTGCGACCTCGACCACATCCTCTCCGCGGAGGAGAGGGGGCTCATCGCGGAGGTGGAGTCGCGTCCTGAAGAGGAGGGGGCGCTCCCGCCGCCGGGGGGGGATCCGGCAGAGGATGGCGCGCTGCGAGGGGTACTGAAGGAGCGGGCGCGCAGGCTCGCGCTGGAGCCCCCGGAGCAGATAGTCCCGGAGGATCAGCTCGAGGTCGTGCACTTCACCCTCGCCTCCGAGCGCTACGGCATCGAATCGGTGCACGTGCGGGAGGTCTACCCGTACAAGGAACTGGTGCCGCTCCCCGGCTCCCCGGACTTCCTCCTCGGAATCATGAACGTGCGCGGCAAGATCCACTCCGTCCTCGACATGCGGAGGTTTTTCCATCTCCCCGGGAAGGGATCGCACCTCTTGAGCAAGGTGATCATCCTGCAGAGCCCGCGCATGGTCTTTGGCATCGTCGCGGACGCCATCCTCGGTGTCGCGTCGGTGCCGCTGGCGGAGCTGCAGCCGGGGCTTCTGACCTTCACCGGGGCGCGCGCCGCCTACGTGAAGGGGGTGACGAGGGACGGGGTCACGCTTTTGGACGGCGAGAAGATTCTTTCGGACCGCAAGCTTGTGGTGCATATGGAAGTGTAG